The nucleotide sequence GACCCAGAGGATGCGATGGGCCCGGAAGTAGCAGGCCTGTGCTGCTGATTCAGGCGTCGATGACGACCGTCAGTCGGGCAGAGGTGCCCCCGCTTCCATCGTCCAGGCCGATCATCTGCGTCCCCGGTCCCGCACCCACCAGAGTGATCACCGACCCTTCATGTTCCGGAAGGCTGCCCAGCGCACCGTCCAGGGTGATGCCGGCGTCGTCGGAGGAGTAAGTGGACATCCGGACGCCCGCCGGAAGATCGAGTTGCTGACCGACCGCGAGGTGGACCGTGCGGTCACGTCCGATCGAGGTCGACGACAACGGCGCCGCAATGACGGGCGCGGAGGCGGGGCCGGCCAGCACGGTGACGGTCGTGGACAGCGGGGGATTCAGGTGGGCGCAGGGACCATTGGGGCAGTCGATGTGTTTGTCGTAGTTCGGGATGGTCAGGGTGGTGGTACCGGGCCTGAGCCCGACGAACGTGAGATCGCTGCCGTACCAGGTCATCACGCGTAGATCGGCCGGCTGGACGGAGAAGAACACGCTGTCGGAGTCACGCGCGGTGAACTGCAGGCGCTCACCGACGTGGATCGTCGCGGTGCTCCGGTGGATGTCGGCGGCGACCGTCTTCCGGTGCTGGGGATTCCAGTCCGCGGCCACCGTTGTCGTGGTCTTCGTCGTCGGGGTGGTGGTCGTCTGCCCGGTCGTGGTCGGGTGGGAGGTGGTGACCGCCGCGCCGGTGACGTCTGCGGCGCATCCACCGGTCAGCACGGCGACGGCCGCCGCCAGCGAGACCCAGGCCAACTTCCAGGCCGTGCCGCCTCGGATTGCTCTGGAAGTCAACATGCGATTCGGACGAAACGCCTCGCCGTTCGGTTCCCGGCACGTCCGTCTGATTCGATGGGGTCACCCAGCGGACCCGTGGGCTCTGCACAAGGACGGCGATGACCACCCCCGACCTGCCGCTCGACAAGATCGCCGCCGCGGCAGCCACCGAGGCCGGCGGGGTCGACGCATGCCTGCTGGGGGACTTCCTGCCGGTGCTGGTCGCGGCCGTCGGCACCGGCACCCGGCTCCGGCGTGTCGAGCTGGCCGGCTACCGGGACGCCGGGCGGCAGGCCGCGGGTCGCGGCGTCGCACTCCGGGCGCTGGTCGACCTGTACCTGTCGGCGGCCTGGCGACTGTGGCGTCATCTCCCCCAGGTCGTGCACGCGGCCGACGATCCGGCAGCCGTCGTGCTGGCCGGCGAGGTGATGCTGCGCGGCGCCGACGACGCCGTCGCGGTACTGACCGAGGGCTACCAGCTGGCCCGGCGGGATCTGGTGCGGGCGCAGGCGGCGGCCCGAAGGGAATTCGTCGACGACCTGCTGCTGGGCGGAGCCCAGGCCCTGGCCACCCTGGTCGATCGGGCCGCCCTGTTCGGCCTGAGCCTGGCGGCCCCCCACGCGGTGGTCGTGGTCGAGGCCGAGAGGCCCTTCACCGACTCCTCCCCTCTGACCGGCATCCTGGAGCGCTCCATCCAGGGCACCAAGGCCGACGCCGACGCCCTCGTCACGACGAAGGACGGTGCGCTGGTGGTGATCTTCGCCGCGCCCGACCGTTCGGCGATCGACGAGGTCATCCGCGGACTGACCAGCGGACTGCCCAGGACCGCGGACGAGAAGGAGGTCAAGCTCCGCCGCACGGCCGCGGTCGGTGACTGGCGGATCGGCGTCGGCCAGGCCCACCAGGGACCCAGTGGCGTCCGGTTCTCGTTCGAGCAGGCCCAGGAGGCACTGGATCTCGGGCTCCGCCTCGGTGGCGACGAGCGGGTGCTGAACTCCGCCGACCTGCTCGTGCAGCGGGTGATGGTGCGTGACGAAGCCGCGATGCGCGACCTCGTCGAAGCCGTCCTGACGCCGTTGCTCACGGCCCGGGGAGGTGCAGAGCCTCTGCTCCGGACGCTCGAGGCCTACTTCGACGCCGGCGGCAACGCCTCGCTCAGCGCGCGGTCGATGCACCTTTCGGTCCGGGCGCTGACCTATCGCCTGGAGAAGATCGCCGACCTCACCGGGCGGGATCCGGCCGCACCGGGGCCTCGGTTCGAGCTGCAGACGGCCGTTGTCGGTGCCAGACTGCTCGGGTGGCCCGGCGCCCATGGGTGAGTCCTCCCCGCCCGGCGCGGTGCAACCGCCGAACGCGACGCCCGCGCCCCTGCGCCTGCCCCTGCGGGTCGTGCAGTTGGTGGTGTCCTGCGTCGTACTCGGAACCGGTGTCGCTCTGCTGCTCGCTCCGGCGCTGGGTTCGGACGGCTACTCGACGCTGATCAACGGCCTGTCCAGGACCTCCGGCCTGTCGTTCGCGACGGTGAACGTCTGCGTCGGCGTCATCCTGGTCCTGCTGGCCTGGGCGAAGGGTCGGCGACCGGCGCTGGGCACGATCGTCCAGCCCGTCGTCACCGGCTACACCGTCTCGTTCGCGCTCGACGTCATCGACGCACCCGGAACGCTGCCGGCGCGAATCCTGATGGTGCTGCTGGCTTTCGTGATCCTGGCCGTGGGGGTCGCGGGATACCTGGGGAGCAACACGGGGGTCGGCCCCTCCGAAGCACTTTCCCTGGCCTGGGACCCGCCGGTGCCGTTCCGTTGGAGCTACACCGTCTTCCAGGCGACGGGCGCGATCATCGGGTGGCTGCTCGGCGCCGCGATCGGGCCGGGGACGCTGCTCGTCGTGCTCGGGCTCGGTCCGCTCGTCGACCTGCTCGGCCGACGGGTCCGGATCTTCGCGATCGCGCCCGTCGCCCGCGGTTGAGCGACGCTGCCCGGTGCGGTGCGATGTCAGATCCGATCGACCACGAGGGCGGTCAGCGGCACCGAGCAGCAGGGCAGGAACCTTCCCTGGGCGATCTCCTTCGGGCGGATGCCGCCGGCGTGCTCCATGTCCACCTCGCCGGAGACCAACCTGCTCTTGCACGTCCCGCACAGGCCCTGCGAGCAGGATGACGGCAGGGTGATGCCGGCCGCGGCGGCGGCCTGCAGCACGGTGCTGCCCGGTGGGCTGTGCACGGTCCGGCCCAGATGCACGAACTCCACCGGAAAGCCGGCATCGGCCAGGTGTTCGGCCGGATCGGCGTCCTGGAGCTGCAGCGAGACCGCCGGGTCCGCGAAGGTGAAACTCTCCCGGTGCAGGTGCCCGGGGTCGCACCCGAGCGCGACCAACTGGTGCTGCAGGTCCGACATGAACGATTCGGGGCCGCAGGTGAGCACCACCCGCCCGGCCAGGTCGGGGGCGATGAGCTCCAGCATCGCGCCCGACAGCCGCCCTTGGTAGCCGGGCCAGTTGTCGTCATCGGCACTGGGCACGAGGACGGTCCGCAGGCCTTCGGTCTCCGCGGTCAGCATTCCGAGTTCGGCGCGTTGGACGAAATCGGCCGGGGTGTGTGCGGCGTGGACCAGCACGACGTCGGGGCTTCGGCCCTCGTCATGCAGCCGGCGGAGCATCGACAGGAAGGGGGTGATGCCGCTGCCGCCGGCCAACATCAGGTACCTCGGAGCCGGGTGATCCTCCAACGTGAACTCGCCCAACGGTTCCGAGATGGCGCGGACCCTCTGGCCGGGGTGCAGGTGATCGTGCAGCCAGGTCGAGACCACTCCACCCGGCCGGCGCCGCACGGTGATCGAGATGGTGTCCGGCCGGGTCGGCGGGGAGGACAAGGTGTAGCTGCGCAGCACTTCCGCGCCGTCGATGTGGAAGGCGAAGACCAGGTGCTGCCCGCTGCGGAAGGAGAATCTCTGCGGGGTCCGAGCGGCGAACACGAAGGTCTTGACCGTGGCGGTGACGGTACGCACGGCTCGGCAGAGCAGTACGTCGTCCAGATCGGGATTCCAGACCGGCAGGCTCACAGAATTTCCCGCACCCGCTGGACGTACCAGTTGCAGAAGGCCTCGACCTGGTATTCCGGCGGGAGGTACGGCCCAGGGACATACGCCGGGTCACCGACGCCGGCGTGTGCCCTGGCCACGAAAGCCCGGTCCTGGTCGTTGGTCTGCCGCCAGACGTAGGTCAGTTTGTCGACGTCGTAGTCGACTCCCTCCACCGCGTCGGCGGCCACCAGCCAGGTGGTCCGCAGCAGTGAGCTGTCGGCCGTCAGTGGCAGCACCGAGAACGTCACGATGTGGTCGGACAGGAAGTGGAACCAGGCGTTGGGCTGCAGGTGCATCGACAGCCGGCCGAGGCGCGGTTCGGTGAAGTCCGCCATCAGTTTCCGGCTGGCCAGGGTGCCGTCGATGGTGAAGGACTCACCGGCCATGTCCAGCGGCTCGCGTTCGATCCGGAATCCGGTCCGACGGGTGTCGAGCTCCTCGATCGCCTTCCACGGCAGGTCGTTGCGCGTGCAGATTTCCTCGAACGCGGCCTTGGCGGCCAGATATCGGTCCCACGCCGGCCGCAGCCGCGGACCGATGTCGGACTCCCGGTAGCCGTAGACCGGGAACAGCGAGCACAGCAACTCGGGGTGCCCGCCGCAGTGGGTGCACTCCCGATTGTTCTCCATCACCAGCTTCCAGTTGCCGTTCTCCACGATGTCGACCTGACGGGCGATCCGGGCCGTGCGCAACCGGTGGGGGGCGAGGTAGGGCGCGACACGGGCGGCGAAGTCGTCGAAGTCCTCCGGCGGGTCGTCGGACAGGCAGACGAAGAGGAGCCCGGAAACGTTGCGCAGGGCCACTTTCCGCAGCGAGAACAGGCTCCGGTCGAAATCTGCCGGTGTGGACTCCGCGTGCAGCAGGCGACCCTGCTGGTCGTAGGTCCACTGGTGGTAGGGACAGACGATGTTCCCGGTGGAGCCACACTTGTCGTCCAGCAGCCGCGATCCGCGGTGCCGGCAGACGTTGTGGAACGCGCGGATCTCCTCGTCGTCGTCCCTGGTGATGATCACCGAATGGCGCCCGACCGCGACGGTGACGTAGTCGCCGGCCTCCGGTACGTCCGGCTCCACCGCGACGAAGATCCAGGAACGGTAGAAGACCGCGTCCAGGTCGAGGTCGAACGCCTCCGTTGATGCGTACAGGTCGCCCGGGAGGGAGCGACCGGGAATGCGGGTGGCGATCAATCCGGCGATGTCGTCCCGGATCAGGCTGGTGGTCACGTTGCTGCCTCTTCCAATGCTGGCTCTTGACTGGGTGCGGTGGTCAGGGTTGGCGCGGGGTGCCGGACGGGCCGGGAGCCAGCCGCCTGGCCACGTAGTCGTGCAGCAGCACCCTGGCCCGCCCCGGCCCGATCGGCCCGCCGGGCAGGAACGCCTGGGCCGCCCAGCCGTCGAAGACGGCCATGAACTCCATTGCGGCCACGTCGATGTCGTCGAACAGGAGAGTCCCGGCCGACCGGCCGCGCTGCAGGACCTCCACGACGTCCGCTCGCCATTGGACGTACACCTGCACCTGCCAGTCCGCGTACAGCTTGTCGTGGGCCGACAGGGTCCAGAAGTCCAGCCAGAGCCGCCAGTGCTCGACCGTGCGTTCTCCGTCGGCGAAGAAGCCGTCGATGATCGTTCGCAGGGCTGCTGCCCCATCGGGTTCCAGTGCAGCCCTGGCCGAGATCGGGCGGTAGAAGTCGTCCATCTCGGCGTGCAGCACCTCCGACAGCAACTCCGCGATGCCGGTGAAGTGATAGCTGACCGTTCCGAGCGAAACCCCGGCACCGTGGGCGATGTCGCGCATCGTGGCGGCGAACAGACCCCGTTCGGCGATCAGCACCCTGGCCGCCTCGACGATCAACTGACGACGGATCTCGGTCGGCTGCCGCACCCGGTCGCCCTCCCGCCTGCCGCGCGCCGCGCTCCCTCGCCTCCCGCTACCGCCGCCGCTGCCGCCGGCGCTGCCGCCGGCCCGGTCGGACGGAGGCCGGCCGGTCAGCACGAGGTCCTCGGAATGCGCTGCCGCCAGGTCTTCACCAGGACATTGTCGCCGTTGTAGGTGCAGGCCAAACGGTGTTCGGTGACGAAGTGCGTCGCGTCTGCCGTCATCGTCGCGGCCGCATCGATACGTACGTCCCAGTCCTCGCGGACCAGGCCGATCTGCCAGCGGGCGGTGGCCACCGCCGAGAGCGGATCATCGGCGACGATCGAATACGTCTCGCGAGCCTGCTCGTGGTAGTCCAGTCCATCCGGATAGGTGCGGCTGCCGCCGTAGTTCGGGTCCACCGACAGGGTCCACCGTCCGCTCGCCGGCTCGTGGCACACCTCGCGCTCGGGCCCGCCGCTTCCCTTTCCGTGCCGCACCACCGCCAGTGGCTCGGACTGTTCCGGGGGCTCGAACGCCACCGGCTCGCCCGGTTGGTCGAGAGCCCGGCAGGGCAGCTGCAGCATGCCGGCAGCCGGCTCCAGGGAGAGTTCGGAGCCGACCCCGTGCGGCCAGACCCAGGGCCAGTAGCTGTTGCTGATCGCCACCCTGAGCCGGTGCCCGACCGGGAAGGCCCGGGCCATCGCCGCCAGCGGGACCTCGACATCCATTGCCTCACCGGGGATCACCGGCGTCGCAGTGTCCATCCCGGCCCGGCTCAGCAGGTCGAGGCAGCCGCGGGTGACCAGGGTGGAACTCCCGTCGGGGGCGACGTCGCAGATCCTGACGATCACATTGGCGGCCGCGGTCGCGGTCAGCCGGAGCGTCAGCGTCGCGACGCCGAGCATCTCCACGGCGGAATCCAGGGGCACGGTATCGAAACAGACAGATCGACCGTCCTCGGCCCGTTGGTCGGGCGGCAGGTCGGACGGGTTGCCGAACGGGAAGTAGCGGCCGGCGTCGATCCCGGTGTGCTGCGGCGCCGCCACCGTGACCCTTCCGGCAACCACTGCGGCGCAGATCATCTCGACGAGCGGATAACGGTCGGTGCGCACGTCGGGACTCGGCCAGGTCCGCTCGCCGATCCAGCGGCCGGGACGTTGCGCGTACCGGGTGGCGGGCCGGACCGAGTCCTGCATCCAGACCCGGAGGGCCGGGTCGTCCTCGACACCGTTGGGATCACCCTTGAGCCATCGGTCCCACCAGCGCAGCGTCTCCTGCAGGAATCCGATGGCCGGCCCCGGTTCCAGGTCGCGGTCCGGGTACTGGTGCGACCACGGCCCGACGATTCCCTTCACCGGTGCGGAGAGGTTCTCCAGGAGCCGGAAGACCGTGTTCCGATAAGGATCGGCCCAGCCACCGACGGCCAGCACCGCCGCACCGATCGACGCGTAGTCCTCGCAGACGCTGCCGCGCCGCCAGTAGCTGTCGCGTTCCTGGTGGGCGAGCCACTTGTCGAGGTAGGGCTCCGCGGAATCCAACCGCTGCTGCCACATCTCGCGCCAGGCGGGTCCGACCCTGGTCGGATCCGGCGGCCGCGCGGTGAACGCGAGCATCGTCGTGGCCCAGGCCGCCATGTCGATGCCCAGCACGGCTCCGCCGAAGTAGTGCACGTCGTCGGCGTAGCGGTCATCCGTCGAGCAGACCGTGACGATGGCCTTCAGCGGCTCCGGCGCCAGGGCGGCCAGCTGGAGGGAATTGAATCCACCCCAGGAGATGCCGAACATCCCGACGGCGCCCGTGCACCATTCCTGACGGGCAAGCCAGTTGATGACCTCGACGCCGTCCGCCAGTTCGGTGACGCTGTACTCGTCCGTCATCACCCCCTCGGAGTCGCCGGACCCGCGGAGGTCGACCCGGACGGAACCATAGCCGTGCGCGGCGTACCAGGGATGGCGCTGTGCATCTCGCGGAGCGGTCCAGTCGCCCTTGCGGTAGGGCAGGTACTCGAGCAGGGCGGGCACGGGTCTGGTGGCGGCGTCGGCCGGCAGCCAGATCCGGGCGGAGAGCTTGGTGCCGTCGGTCATCTCGATGAGGACGTGGTCGAGAACCTCCACTCGGTCGGAGGTTCGGAGGATCGCCGTCACCGGACACCGATCGGATCGTCAGCATCGTCCAGCTCGACGAGCGGGAGGTGACAACGGATCCGGTGGCCGTCGGCGGGCTGACGGACGGGGGGCGCCTGGGTGCTGCAGGTCCCCTCGATCCGCTGCTCGCAGCGGCGGTAGAACGGGCAGCCGGCTGGTGGCGGGGCCGACTCCGGTTCGTCGGACCTGGTGCGGGGCGGCGTGATCCGTCCGGTCGATCCCGGCATCGGATCCGTCACCGAATCCAGCAGCAACCTGGTGTACGGATGGTTCACCCCGCCGGCTCCGTGCGCGCCGAAGACGTCTTCGACCGTGCCCTCCTCGCAGATCCGCCCGAGGTAGAGGACCACCACCCGATCGGCCAGGCCCCGCACCACCGCGAGGTCGTGACCGATGAACAGGTACCCCAACCGGTGTTCGGCGCGCAGGTCGTCCAGCAATCCCAGGACCGACGCCTGCACCGAGACGTCCAGCGCGGAGACGACTTCGTCGGCCAGCAGCAACGCCGGGTCGGCCGCCAGCGCTCTGGCGATACCGGCCCGTTGACGCTGCCCGCCGGACAGCTGGGCCGGCAGCCGGTCGGCGAAGGAGATCGGCAGACCGACGTCGGCGAACACCTCGTCCCGCCGGACTGTGGCCTGCTTGCCCCGCAGGCCGAGCAACCGCAGCGGCCGGGCGACCGCGTCACCCACCGTCCGCCGCGGATTCAGCGAGGTGTCGGCGTTCTGGAACACCAACTGGATCTGCCGCCGCCACCGGGGAGCACGCTTCGCGGCCGGGAGGGTCAGATCCGCCGCTCTGCCGACCTTCTCGGGATCGCGCGGATGCAGGGTGAGCTCACCGGCCGTCGACCGGCGGAGGCCGGCGAGAGTCCAGGCGATGGTGGACTTCCCGCTGCCGCTCTCCCCGACGAGGGCCACCACCTCGCCCTGGCGTACCTCGAGGTCGATGCCGTCGACGGTCGGTCCGCTGGAGGGATCCGGCTTGGACCGGTAGTCCACCTGGAGCCCGGTGACGCTCAGTAGAACGGGGCCGATCTCCCGCTTCGCCCGCGGACGGACCTGGGCGGTCCAGACCGGTTGCGCAAGAACGTGTTCGGTGCGCAGACAGGCCGAGACCCGCCCGTCGGTGAGGGTGGGGCGCCTGGTCGGTTCCGGCACCGGATCGTGAGTGCAGGCGTCCTGCGCAAAGCCGCAGCGCGGGGCGAACGCGCAGCCGGGGAGGGCGCCGGGACCGAGTGGCGAGCCACCCGTCATCCCCACCGGCAGACCGGGGGCGGTGATCCGCGGAACACTCGCCAACAGGCCGCGGGTGTACGGATGAGCCGGCGCGGCAAACAGTTCGGCCGTCGGGCCGGCCTCGACGACCCGGCCCGAGTACATCACCAGCATCCGGTCGCAGAGCCGGGCGACCGCACCGAGGTCATGGCTGATCAGGACGATCGCCAGATCCAGCGTGGAGCGCAGGTCGGCCAGCAGGGCCAGGATGCCGGCCTGGGTGACGACGTCCAGGCCGGTGGTCGGCTCGTCCATCACCAGGAGCCGCGGGGCGCCGGCGATGCCGATCGCGATGGCCACCCGCTGCAGTTGGCCCCCCGAGAGCTGATGCGGGTAGCGGGACAGCAGCTGTTCGGGTTGCGGGAGGCGGACCAACCCGAACAACCGGGTGGCCTCGGCCCGCGCGGCCGCCCGGTCCATTCCGCGGCCGAACCGGAGGACCTCGCCGATCTGGTCGCCGACCCGCATCGACGGCGTCAGCGCGTGCCCGGCGTTCTGCGGGACGAAAGCGACGGTGCCGCTGCGGATCCGGCGGAGCTCGGCACTCGAACTGCGGAAAAGGTCGTGCCCGCCGATCAGCACCCGGCCCTGCGCGATCCCTGATCCGGCGCGCAGGTGGCCGACCAGGGCGCCGGCCAGGGTGGACTTCCCGCAACCGGATTCGCCCACCACCGCCACGGTCTCGCCCGGTGCGACGGTCAGGTCCAGGTCGGCCAGCACCGGGATCAATTTCTTCCCGGAGCGGTAGGAGACGGTCAGCTTCTCGACGAGGGCGACCGGTACCTCGATCTCGGCATCCGACACCTTCTCCACTTTGGTTGTTGTCGTCAGATCCATCAGGCACCACCGGTGATGCGGTCGATGCCGCGGGCCTTGGCCAAACCGTCGGCGGCCAGGTTGAGCCCGACGATCAGGGTGGCCAGGGCGATGATCGGCCCGACCGCCGCCCAGGGGGTGACGGTGAGAAGGCTACGGCTCTCGGAGACCATCAGCCCCCAGTCCGGCGTCGGCGGATTCGCCCCGAAACCCAGGAACGACAGCGAACTGACCAGCAACACGATCCAGGACGCCCGCATCGCGAACTCGACCAGGACGACGTCCAGCACATTGGGCAGGATCTCCCGCACCATGGTGGCCCAGGGGTTCTCGCCCCTGGCCCGCGCAGCGGTCACGTAGTCCAGACCGACCACCGACTGCGCACCGGCTCTGATCACCCTGATCACCGCCGGGCAGTAGACGACGGTGGCGGCCAGCACGATCACCGGTGCCCCGGCTCCGAGGACCGAGACCACCACCAGCAGTGCGAGAATTGCCGGCACCGAGAGTACGGCGTCCAGGACGCGCATCAGGATCTCGTCGAACCAGCCGCGGAAATAGGCGGCGGCGCAGCCGAGTGCCGTTCCGATCCCCACCGACAGCATCGCTGCGACCACACTGATCAACATCGCGTTGCGGCCGCCGTAGATGACCCGGGACAGCACATCCCGGCCGAGCTGGTCCGTGCCGAGCCAGTGCGCGGACGATGGGTTGACGATGGCATCCAGTGGACTGGTCGCGATCGGCGAGTACGGTGCCAACCACGGCGCGGCGACCGCCATCACCACGTGCAGCAGGACCAGGACGACGCCCGTCATCGCGACCGGGGACCCCAGCAGAGACCGAAACGTACCGTTGCCGCTGGGTTTTTCGTCCTTGGCGGTATCGACTGGTGCACCGGAGACGATCTCGCTCATGACGCACGCGCCGGGGTGCGCAACCGCGGATTCAGCGCGGTGGCCGCCAGGTCGGCCAGCAGGTTGGACACCACGTAGACCAGCGCGCCGATGACGGCGATGTACTGCAGCACCGGCACATCTCGATTGTGCACCGCCGTGAGCATCAGGGTCCCGATGCCGGGATAGTTGAAGACGGCCTCGACCACCACCACGCCGCCGACCAGCCAGGCGATGTTGATCGCAATGACGTTCAGCGCCGGCAGCAGGGCGTTGGGCAGCGCATGGTGCAGCAGCACGCGCCGCCGGGGCAGGCCGCGGAGCGTGGCCATCGCGACGTATTCACTGGCCATCACGTCGATGACACTCGTCCGCATCATCCGCACGATGTACGCCGCCATGACGATCGACAGAGCGGCGGCCGGCAGCGGCACGTTGTGCAGGATGGTGCCGAGCGAGGCATCGGGCCCGTCCGTCACGACGGCCGGGAACCACGCCAGTTTCACGGCGCACACCAGCACGAGCAGGGTGGCCAGGGTGAACTCCGGGACGCTCATCGCGATCAGCGAGAGACCCGAGATCAGCACGTCCGGCAGCCGGTCACGCGTGAGACCGGCCACCACACCGAGGATCACAGCGAGCGTGATCCCCACGACGATGGTGATCCCGGCCAGTACCGCGGTGTTGCGGAGGTAGTCCCCGGCCAGGCTCACCACCCGTTGCTGGGTGGCCAGCGAGGTACCGAAGTCGCCGTGCACTGCGCCGCCCAGCCAGGTCAGGTACCGCAGCCAGCCGGGGCGGTCCAGGTGCAGCTGCGCGGTCAGCTGGGCGACCGCGTCCGGAGGGGCGTCCTTGCCCAGGATCTGGGTGGCCAGATTGCCCGGCAGCGCCTGCAGCGCAACGAAGACGAGCACGGTGGCCAGCACGATCGTCAGCAGCGCGAGGGCCAGCCGCCGGGCCATCAGCTTTCCGAGCATGCCTATGCGCCGAACCCGATGTTGACGTAGTCGAACTCGAAGCCGAACTCCTTGTAGTTCACCACCTTCTTCGACAGACCGATGATGCGATCGGCGAAGAAGGGCACGATCGAAGCGCTGGAATCGACAAGGATCTTCTGGGCGTCCTGGTAGTACTGCTTGCGCTTGGCCGCATCGGCCTCCTTGCGGGCGCTGTCCAGGATCTTGTCGAAAGAGGTGTCGGCCCAGAGAGACTCGTTGTAGGAGGAACCGGTGCGGAAGATCTGGTTCAGCAGCTGGTCGACCGGACGCCCGGTGTACCAGTAGGAAACGCAGAACGGCTTCTTGATCCAGACATCGGTGTAGTAGGAGTCGGCCGAGGCGGTCTGGATGCTGATGTCCAGCCCCGAGCTCTTCACCGAACTCTGGTAGGCCTGCGCCAGGATCGACATCACCGGCTCGTAGCTGGAGGTGTAGATCTGCTGACCACCGGAGAACCCGGCCGATGCGAGCAGCGACTTCGCCTTGTCCGGATCGTGGGGAACCGAGTAGTTCAGGTAGTTCGGGTCGGTCGGCGGGACCGGGTTGTTGTGGGCGACGGTACCCAGCCCGTGGATCGACAGATCGATGACCTCCTGCGGGTCGTAGGCCATCTTGAACGCCTGGCGGACCTTCAGATCGGTAAAAGGCTTTGCGTTGTATAGCATCGGCATGACGTACCAGGCCGCGTTCTTGACGGTCGCCGTGGTCGCCGTGCTGGAGGCGGTCACCGTCTTCGCCGTCGCGAAGTCCAGGTTCGTCTGGGCCACGAGGTCGACCTGCTGCGCCAGCAGTGCGTTGACCCTGGCCTGCACGTCGGCGATGGCGGTGAATTCGATGCTGTCCACCTTCGGCGCCCCGCCGAAGTAGTTCGGGTTGGCCTTCACGGTGCCCTTGCCGGCGGCCTTGAACGAGACGAGGCTGAACGGCCCGGTGCCGATTCCGGAGGCACCGATGGTCGCCGCCGATCCAGCGGGGATCACGTAGCAGTTGTAGTTCATCAACAGGCTGACGAATTCAGCATTCGGCGACTTCAGTTTCACCATTAGGGTTTTGGCGTCCTTGGCGGTGATTCCGGAGCTGTCCAGGAACGGGGACAGCACGCCGGCCTGGGGTGACTTCGTCTTCGGGTCCAGGATGTGCTGCAGGGTGTAGACGGCGTCGGCCGAGGTGAAGGCCTTGCCGTTGTGGAACGTCACACCCTCGCGGAGGACGAACGTCCACGTCATCTGATCGGGCGAGACCGACCAGCTGACCGCGAGATCCGGCGCGACGCCACCGGACGCATCCTGCTTGACGAGACGGCTGTAGAGCGCTCCCAGGTACTCGTAGGCCGAGAGCGAGCTGGCCGGGTCGAGGGTTTCGACCGTCGAGGCCGGCGGGCGTGCGATGCGCAGGGTGCCGCCGGACTTCGCCGCGCCGGACGCGCCGCTGGTGACCGCCGTACTGCCGGGGGCACCGGCGGCCGCACTCGTGGTGGCGCCTCCCGCAGCTCCCGACGAAGCGCTCGAAGTAGCACTGGAAGCCGTCGACGAACTGCTCCCGCAGGCCGCGAGGATCCACGGGGCCACCACAAGGCCGGCCCCTCCGAAGAGCATCGAGCGCCGCGAGATCCCCTGCGGC is from Nakamurella sp. PAMC28650 and encodes:
- a CDS encoding dipeptide ABC transporter ATP-binding protein, with translation MDLTTTTKVEKVSDAEIEVPVALVEKLTVSYRSGKKLIPVLADLDLTVAPGETVAVVGESGCGKSTLAGALVGHLRAGSGIAQGRVLIGGHDLFRSSSAELRRIRSGTVAFVPQNAGHALTPSMRVGDQIGEVLRFGRGMDRAAARAEATRLFGLVRLPQPEQLLSRYPHQLSGGQLQRVAIAIGIAGAPRLLVMDEPTTGLDVVTQAGILALLADLRSTLDLAIVLISHDLGAVARLCDRMLVMYSGRVVEAGPTAELFAAPAHPYTRGLLASVPRITAPGLPVGMTGGSPLGPGALPGCAFAPRCGFAQDACTHDPVPEPTRRPTLTDGRVSACLRTEHVLAQPVWTAQVRPRAKREIGPVLLSVTGLQVDYRSKPDPSSGPTVDGIDLEVRQGEVVALVGESGSGKSTIAWTLAGLRRSTAGELTLHPRDPEKVGRAADLTLPAAKRAPRWRRQIQLVFQNADTSLNPRRTVGDAVARPLRLLGLRGKQATVRRDEVFADVGLPISFADRLPAQLSGGQRQRAGIARALAADPALLLADEVVSALDVSVQASVLGLLDDLRAEHRLGYLFIGHDLAVVRGLADRVVVLYLGRICEEGTVEDVFGAHGAGGVNHPYTRLLLDSVTDPMPGSTGRITPPRTRSDEPESAPPPAGCPFYRRCEQRIEGTCSTQAPPVRQPADGHRIRCHLPLVELDDADDPIGVR
- a CDS encoding ABC transporter permease — translated: MSEIVSGAPVDTAKDEKPSGNGTFRSLLGSPVAMTGVVLVLLHVVMAVAAPWLAPYSPIATSPLDAIVNPSSAHWLGTDQLGRDVLSRVIYGGRNAMLISVVAAMLSVGIGTALGCAAAYFRGWFDEILMRVLDAVLSVPAILALLVVVSVLGAGAPVIVLAATVVYCPAVIRVIRAGAQSVVGLDYVTAARARGENPWATMVREILPNVLDVVLVEFAMRASWIVLLVSSLSFLGFGANPPTPDWGLMVSESRSLLTVTPWAAVGPIIALATLIVGLNLAADGLAKARGIDRITGGA
- a CDS encoding ABC transporter permease yields the protein MLGKLMARRLALALLTIVLATVLVFVALQALPGNLATQILGKDAPPDAVAQLTAQLHLDRPGWLRYLTWLGGAVHGDFGTSLATQQRVVSLAGDYLRNTAVLAGITIVVGITLAVILGVVAGLTRDRLPDVLISGLSLIAMSVPEFTLATLLVLVCAVKLAWFPAVVTDGPDASLGTILHNVPLPAAALSIVMAAYIVRMMRTSVIDVMASEYVAMATLRGLPRRRVLLHHALPNALLPALNVIAINIAWLVGGVVVVEAVFNYPGIGTLMLTAVHNRDVPVLQYIAVIGALVYVVSNLLADLAATALNPRLRTPARAS
- a CDS encoding ABC transporter substrate-binding protein, producing the protein MDATPSNAPEPAPSVGPESFRSAIPALPQGISRRSMLFGGAGLVVAPWILAACGSSSSTASSATSSASSGAAGGATTSAAAGAPGSTAVTSGASGAAKSGGTLRIARPPASTVETLDPASSLSAYEYLGALYSRLVKQDASGGVAPDLAVSWSVSPDQMTWTFVLREGVTFHNGKAFTSADAVYTLQHILDPKTKSPQAGVLSPFLDSSGITAKDAKTLMVKLKSPNAEFVSLLMNYNCYVIPAGSAATIGASGIGTGPFSLVSFKAAGKGTVKANPNYFGGAPKVDSIEFTAIADVQARVNALLAQQVDLVAQTNLDFATAKTVTASSTATTATVKNAAWYVMPMLYNAKPFTDLKVRQAFKMAYDPQEVIDLSIHGLGTVAHNNPVPPTDPNYLNYSVPHDPDKAKSLLASAGFSGGQQIYTSSYEPVMSILAQAYQSSVKSSGLDISIQTASADSYYTDVWIKKPFCVSYWYTGRPVDQLLNQIFRTGSSYNESLWADTSFDKILDSARKEADAAKRKQYYQDAQKILVDSSASIVPFFADRIIGLSKKVVNYKEFGFEFDYVNIGFGA